In Desulfovibrio sp. 86, the following proteins share a genomic window:
- a CDS encoding TolC family protein → MIRSSILFLALAVIFFCSPSTAAQRGTGPGAAVPLFQGQRSLGQQGGTTADTGKDDGRSLRITMRDAVNRSLEFNPSLGSQEAQGRSSEESRKSARGAFGPRLGMTYSTAKQERKSNPSTVKPPTMGSYSWGVEISQPVFQGFKLLANYQKAALQADSDKAALRNAELSMTEQVQAQFLNLLRYEESVRSERDALARLRDQLRITTAFFDVGLRPRLDVLQAEVDVYQAENSVIIAENNRETSHALLNTLLGLPATAQVNYTGQLAHVPFSRSLEQCLEAAYRQRPDLYMAAKSVEIAGKNQQAVQSDYYPQVEGYYNVTQSGNTPDLQKDGSNGSRSQTWEVGARATWNVFQWGTTYYADKEAGWLVTKMRYEAENLKLSVGYDIKSKLLAVREAEKRINVAEKTVEQATEAYHVALARYQEQVGTNFDVLDASSKLTTAQAALTGAKADYLTALSQLYVAMGEFQPDLMRR, encoded by the coding sequence GTGATTCGCTCGTCCATCCTTTTTCTTGCGCTTGCGGTGATCTTTTTTTGCTCCCCCTCCACTGCGGCACAGCGCGGCACGGGGCCTGGGGCCGCTGTGCCCCTTTTTCAGGGGCAGCGCAGCCTTGGGCAGCAGGGCGGAACAACGGCAGACACGGGAAAAGATGATGGCAGGTCCCTGCGCATCACCATGCGTGATGCCGTGAACCGCTCTCTGGAGTTTAACCCCAGTCTCGGTTCTCAGGAGGCGCAGGGGCGCTCGTCGGAGGAAAGCCGCAAGTCCGCGCGCGGCGCTTTCGGCCCCAGGCTTGGCATGACCTATTCAACGGCCAAGCAGGAAAGGAAGAGCAATCCCTCCACGGTCAAGCCGCCAACGATGGGCTCGTACAGCTGGGGCGTGGAAATTTCGCAACCGGTGTTTCAGGGCTTCAAGCTGCTGGCGAACTACCAGAAGGCCGCTCTCCAGGCCGACAGCGACAAGGCTGCCCTGCGCAATGCCGAACTGTCCATGACGGAACAGGTGCAGGCGCAGTTCCTGAATCTTTTGCGCTATGAAGAGAGCGTGCGCAGCGAGCGTGACGCCCTGGCGCGGCTGCGTGATCAGTTGCGCATCACCACGGCCTTTTTTGATGTTGGGCTGCGCCCCAGGCTGGATGTGCTGCAGGCCGAAGTTGACGTGTACCAGGCGGAAAATTCGGTAATTATCGCCGAAAACAATCGTGAGACCAGCCATGCGTTGCTGAACACGCTGCTGGGGCTTCCGGCCACCGCGCAGGTAAACTACACGGGTCAGCTTGCCCACGTGCCTTTTTCACGGTCGCTGGAGCAATGCCTTGAGGCTGCCTACCGCCAGCGTCCCGATCTGTATATGGCCGCCAAGTCGGTGGAAATTGCCGGCAAGAACCAGCAGGCGGTACAGAGCGACTATTATCCGCAGGTAGAGGGCTACTATAATGTAACCCAGAGCGGCAACACGCCCGACCTGCAAAAGGACGGCAGCAACGGCTCGCGTTCGCAGACCTGGGAGGTGGGCGCGCGCGCCACCTGGAATGTTTTTCAGTGGGGCACCACCTATTACGCTGACAAGGAAGCCGGATGGCTTGTCACCAAGATGCGCTATGAGGCGGAAAACCTGAAGCTCAGCGTGGGCTACGACATCAAGTCCAAGCTGCTGGCCGTGCGCGAAGCAGAAAAACGCATTAACGTGGCGGAAAAAACCGTGGAGCAGGCCACCGAGGCCTACCATGTGGCCTTGGCCCGCTACCAGGAACAGGTGGGCACCAACTTTGACGTACTGGACGCATCGTCCAAGCTCACCACGGCCCAGGCAGCCCTTACGGGAGCCAAGGCCGACTATCTTACTGCCCTGTCGCAATTGTATGTGGCCATGGGCGAATTTCAACCGGACCTTATGAGGCGTTGA
- a CDS encoding PD40 domain-containing protein, with translation MKKLLLLLALGLWLALGSGAQAAMRVDIYGPGQNIVNLALAAPLKGPQTPATGMGADLQKIVQENLSFLPFMRLTDPKAVLGGAVLAGYEPPALDFKRFQLAGSDIVVTTFWPEGDSGTRPVQIRAFETNTGGRLFGKEYPKVSSRDLPEVADRFCADLLEALTGNGSFFRSTLAFVKKNGKMDSNVWLVKPTGRDLRQITNMPGEAMSPAWSPDGRFVVFTQIDPQSHALGVWDRATGKVQRIRFPGNVVIGPAFMPDNKVAVALSNGKYPVIFQLNHVFQKEKVLEQGDSINVSPTFDATGTKMAFTSSRLGGPQIFLKDLNSGSITRVSKNGAYNSEANLSPDGTLVVYSRMTDYGHRIFVQDMLTGMERQVTFGPGSDEQPAFCADSYFIAFASSRGGGRGVYLITRHGGDAKRVPTGGGNASFPRWGMPGVQK, from the coding sequence ATGAAAAAACTGCTTCTTCTCCTGGCTCTGGGGCTTTGGCTGGCCCTGGGAAGCGGGGCACAGGCCGCCATGCGCGTGGACATTTATGGTCCGGGCCAAAACATCGTCAACCTGGCGCTGGCCGCGCCCCTCAAAGGCCCGCAGACTCCGGCCACGGGCATGGGCGCAGACCTGCAAAAGATTGTTCAGGAAAACCTGAGCTTTTTGCCCTTCATGCGCCTGACCGATCCCAAAGCCGTGCTCGGTGGCGCGGTTCTGGCCGGTTACGAACCGCCCGCACTGGATTTCAAGCGCTTTCAGCTTGCCGGGTCCGACATTGTGGTGACCACATTCTGGCCTGAAGGCGACAGCGGCACCCGCCCTGTGCAGATCCGCGCCTTTGAAACCAACACCGGCGGCCGCCTTTTTGGCAAGGAATATCCCAAGGTCAGCTCCCGCGATCTGCCCGAAGTGGCGGACCGCTTCTGTGCCGACCTGCTGGAGGCCCTGACGGGCAACGGTTCCTTCTTCCGCTCCACGCTGGCCTTCGTCAAGAAAAACGGCAAGATGGACTCCAACGTCTGGCTGGTCAAGCCCACGGGCCGCGATCTGCGCCAGATCACCAATATGCCCGGCGAGGCCATGTCTCCGGCATGGTCCCCTGATGGCCGCTTTGTGGTCTTTACCCAGATCGACCCCCAGTCGCACGCCCTGGGCGTGTGGGACCGCGCCACCGGCAAAGTGCAGCGTATCCGCTTCCCCGGCAACGTGGTCATCGGGCCTGCGTTCATGCCCGACAACAAGGTGGCCGTGGCTCTTTCCAACGGCAAATACCCCGTTATCTTCCAGCTCAACCACGTTTTCCAGAAAGAAAAAGTGCTTGAGCAGGGCGACTCCATCAACGTATCGCCGACCTTTGACGCCACAGGCACCAAGATGGCCTTTACCTCCTCGCGGCTGGGCGGTCCCCAGATCTTCCTCAAAGACCTCAACAGCGGTTCCATTACGCGGGTGAGCAAAAACGGCGCCTACAATTCCGAAGCCAACCTCTCGCCTGACGGAACCCTTGTGGTATACAGCCGCATGACGGATTACGGTCACCGCATCTTTGTGCAGGACATGCTCACGGGCATGGAGCGCCAGGTGACCTTTGGCCCCGGCAGTGACGAGCAGCCCGCCTTCTGTGCGGACAGCTACTTTATCGCATTTGCGTCCTCACGCGGCGGCGGACGCGGCGTTTACCTGATCACACGGCATGGCGGCGACGCCAAACGGGTGCCCACCGGTGGTGGAAATGCGTCATTTCCCCGCTGGGGCATGCCTGGGGTGCAAAAATAA
- the pal gene encoding peptidoglycan-associated lipoprotein Pal, whose amino-acid sequence MKRYALILALVMALAAGFGCAKKTTGEPGYDDGGMTPEMRAAVQQITDGRVYFAFDKFNVENQYKEMLKQKSDLMKQFPSIRVRIEGNCDDRGTQEYNLALGERRARAAYEYLVMLGVNPNQLEMISYGKENPAVQGNNEAAWAKNRRDDFRVIAH is encoded by the coding sequence ATGAAACGCTACGCTCTTATTCTCGCTCTGGTTATGGCTCTGGCCGCCGGTTTTGGTTGTGCAAAAAAGACCACTGGCGAACCCGGCTATGACGATGGTGGCATGACCCCTGAAATGCGCGCTGCTGTCCAGCAGATCACTGATGGCCGCGTGTACTTCGCTTTCGACAAATTCAACGTTGAAAACCAGTACAAAGAAATGCTGAAGCAGAAGTCTGATCTGATGAAGCAGTTCCCCAGCATCCGCGTTCGCATCGAAGGCAACTGCGACGATCGTGGCACCCAGGAATACAACCTCGCCCTTGGCGAACGCCGCGCCCGCGCTGCGTACGAATACCTGGTTATGCTTGGCGTGAACCCCAACCAGCTTGAAATGATCAGCTACGGCAAGGAAAACCCCGCCGTGCAGGGCAACAACGAAGCCGCTTGGGCCAAGAACCGCCGCGACGACTTCCGCGTGATCGCCCACTAG
- a CDS encoding TonB C-terminal domain-containing protein: MPSAQRTSLLSFSRRLLQFFGMLALSLTATGAFAAAMATADASGGYAGKMLDRIVDIWAPPPALKGDFQVQLKVGVDGKGHVLNCTPVRPSGMEALDSSACGAVRQIGSFGKPPHEKPLEVHLSFWTGTPKGKTRNQIPDDAESLRLEERARVKAEAAMSDNMAAGAEERARQRAEEAAKATGKDLPAIRPTVVAPAPPAKDNSGSKTAKNAEKAAPMAGRSQDSTPAKVSLGNSQAKKDQNKDQGKDTAGEAKSAPAAQASPLTIAPTPLPTVADAGPKPSATGSVVAPTGRIVAPAPAISKPVSGEKQLYGPENKAQDKYGKSYGKYFSTVTRQLAGSIIIPVETPPGTYYPTVRLKVNPKTGAIEDAALLEKSGDKMLDSFVRKGIGKVGSIPPLPEGLDATLDITLTLVRR; the protein is encoded by the coding sequence ATGCCATCCGCGCAGCGCACGTCGCTTCTTTCTTTTTCCCGCAGACTGTTGCAGTTTTTTGGCATGCTGGCCCTGAGCCTCACGGCGACGGGGGCCTTTGCCGCGGCCATGGCCACGGCTGACGCTTCTGGCGGCTATGCCGGAAAAATGCTTGATAGGATAGTGGACATCTGGGCCCCGCCCCCGGCCCTGAAAGGCGACTTTCAGGTTCAGCTGAAAGTGGGGGTGGACGGCAAAGGCCATGTGCTGAACTGCACTCCGGTGCGCCCATCGGGCATGGAAGCCCTGGACAGTTCCGCCTGCGGCGCGGTGCGCCAGATCGGCTCCTTTGGCAAACCGCCGCATGAAAAGCCGCTGGAAGTGCACCTGTCCTTCTGGACAGGCACGCCCAAGGGCAAGACGCGCAACCAGATCCCGGACGATGCGGAATCGCTGCGCCTTGAGGAGCGGGCCCGCGTCAAGGCCGAGGCCGCCATGAGCGACAACATGGCCGCTGGCGCGGAAGAGCGCGCACGCCAAAGGGCGGAAGAGGCCGCCAAGGCCACTGGCAAGGATCTGCCCGCTATCAGGCCGACGGTTGTGGCCCCGGCTCCGCCCGCCAAGGACAACTCGGGCAGCAAGACCGCCAAAAATGCCGAAAAAGCCGCGCCAATGGCGGGCCGCAGTCAGGACAGCACCCCGGCCAAGGTAAGCCTGGGGAACTCGCAGGCGAAAAAGGACCAGAACAAGGATCAGGGCAAGGATACGGCAGGCGAGGCCAAAAGCGCCCCGGCTGCGCAGGCGTCACCCCTGACCATCGCGCCAACGCCCCTGCCGACCGTTGCCGATGCGGGGCCAAAGCCGTCCGCCACAGGCAGCGTCGTAGCGCCCACAGGCCGCATCGTAGCCCCGGCCCCGGCCATTTCCAAGCCTGTTTCGGGTGAAAAACAGCTGTACGGCCCGGAAAACAAAGCTCAGGACAAATACGGCAAAAGTTACGGCAAATATTTTTCCACTGTGACACGGCAGCTTGCCGGGTCCATCATTATACCGGTTGAAACCCCGCCCGGTACCTATTATCCTACGGTGCGTCTGAAGGTGAACCCCAAAACAGGGGCCATTGAGGATGCCGCCCTTCTTGAGAAAAGCGGCGACAAAATGCTTGATTCCTTCGTGCGCAAAGGCATCGGCAAGGTTGGCAGCATACCGCCGCTTCCCGAAGGGCTTGACGCAACGCTGGATATAACTCTTACTCTGGTGCGCCGTTAG
- a CDS encoding TonB C-terminal domain-containing protein yields MPLLRMTTGRVLVRMLCSLCLALLLTSCTGAASAPPIPAGAAKASENAPSQDKSKTPWEQIPEKVRANWGFTSAHPVWLQCLLVVAVDKSGKVQQITMVQHSGNEQFDASARNAIIRTDREGGFAPPPSGQDCQIDFFFTMDGDTQRPF; encoded by the coding sequence ATGCCGCTTTTGCGCATGACGACAGGTCGCGTTCTGGTGCGTATGCTCTGTTCGCTCTGCCTTGCGTTGCTGCTGACTTCATGCACTGGTGCGGCATCAGCCCCTCCGATCCCGGCCGGAGCCGCAAAAGCCTCAGAAAACGCGCCCTCCCAGGATAAATCCAAGACCCCCTGGGAGCAAATACCTGAAAAGGTGCGTGCCAACTGGGGCTTCACATCGGCGCATCCCGTTTGGCTCCAATGTCTGCTCGTCGTAGCAGTGGACAAGAGCGGCAAAGTGCAGCAGATTACAATGGTGCAGCACTCTGGCAACGAACAGTTTGACGCCTCGGCGCGCAACGCCATCATACGCACGGACAGGGAAGGAGGTTTTGCGCCGCCTCCCTCTGGTCAGGATTGTCAGATAGATTTTTTCTTCACGATGGACGGGGATACGCAACGTCCGTTTTAA
- the tolQ gene encoding protein TolQ, whose amino-acid sequence MEFSFFSMIAQASLVAKAVLALLVVMSIISWGLMIQKFFSLSAANNKALNGTEGFEKASNLREAVQSLGADPASPLYYIAHQGVLEFNRSKELGNSSEVVVDNVRRALRQGVGSELARLQRSLSLLATTANTAPFIGLFGTVWGIMSSFHSIGMLKSASLATVAPGISEALVATAIGLAVAVPATIGFNIFMGKLSQVDTLLVNFAGVFLNRVQRELNAHRPVQRTGATEM is encoded by the coding sequence ATGGAATTCAGTTTCTTTTCAATGATTGCCCAGGCGAGCCTGGTGGCCAAGGCGGTGCTGGCTCTTCTGGTCGTTATGTCCATTATCAGTTGGGGCCTGATGATTCAGAAATTTTTCTCGCTCAGCGCCGCCAACAACAAGGCGCTCAACGGCACGGAAGGTTTTGAAAAAGCCTCCAACCTGCGTGAAGCCGTACAGTCTCTGGGCGCTGATCCCGCATCTCCCCTCTACTATATAGCGCACCAGGGGGTGCTGGAATTCAACCGCTCCAAGGAGCTTGGCAACAGCAGCGAAGTTGTGGTGGACAACGTCCGTCGCGCCTTGCGTCAGGGTGTGGGCAGCGAACTGGCGCGCTTGCAGCGCTCGCTCTCGCTTTTGGCCACCACGGCCAATACCGCGCCCTTTATCGGCCTGTTCGGCACGGTGTGGGGCATCATGAGTTCCTTCCACTCCATCGGCATGCTCAAATCCGCCTCGCTGGCCACCGTGGCCCCCGGCATTTCCGAAGCCCTGGTCGCCACCGCCATCGGCCTTGCTGTGGCCGTGCCCGCCACCATCGGTTTCAACATCTTTATGGGCAAGCTTTCTCAGGTAGACACGCTGCTGGTGAACTTTGCGGGCGTCTTCCTGAACCGCGTACAGCGCGAACTCAATGCCCACCGGCCCGTGCAGCGCACCGGCGCCACGGAGATGTAG
- a CDS encoding ribonuclease J, with protein MKESYLTITPLGGLGEIGLNCQLWETAGGVVMVDCGLMFPDDAHLGVDVVIPHFGAVCAIKDKLLGIVLTHGHEDHIGALPWLLPELKGTRIFGSRFTLALVEHKLREREILDWAELCPVDAQTVLPLGDLTFHFFPVCHSIPEGFGLGVETPIGRVVHSGDFKIDPHPLDGTGTDLGVFRDFAGPKGARLLLSDSTNVMREGHSLTEREVKDSLEKIFARAEGRIVITLFSSHIQRIQEVFDLAREFGRTVVISGKSLANNIEMARDLGIAKLPPSFFNAHNGVPDLPDNEQVLVVTGAQGEPMSALSRMVLGGHRQLEIRKGDTVVMSSRMIPGNAKAVSKLINEMYRMGAEVLYESVHAIHASGHAQREELRAMFEAVRPELFVPVHGEYQHLVKHGRLAVECGVKEENVILLEDGLPLTLLEDSFRLEQKVSVECTLVDGKGVGDVGYAVLRERRILGDEGMVIVVLVVDSETGSVLHGPEMISKGFVFEQHYSHLLEDAKCLVLDEIEAARPGQLNRMQEGIRSSLRRFFRRILERDPVVVAIISEV; from the coding sequence ATGAAAGAATCCTACCTTACTATTACGCCCCTGGGGGGCCTTGGGGAAATCGGCCTTAACTGTCAGTTGTGGGAAACCGCAGGCGGCGTGGTCATGGTGGACTGCGGCCTTATGTTTCCTGACGACGCCCATCTGGGCGTGGACGTGGTTATCCCCCATTTTGGCGCTGTCTGCGCCATAAAAGATAAATTGCTCGGCATTGTGCTCACGCACGGGCACGAAGACCACATCGGGGCTCTGCCCTGGCTTTTGCCCGAACTCAAGGGCACGCGCATCTTTGGTTCGCGTTTTACCCTTGCCCTTGTGGAACACAAACTGCGTGAGCGTGAAATCCTCGACTGGGCGGAACTGTGCCCCGTGGACGCGCAGACGGTTTTGCCTCTGGGCGATCTGACCTTTCATTTTTTTCCGGTCTGCCACTCCATTCCCGAAGGCTTTGGCCTGGGAGTGGAAACGCCCATAGGGCGCGTCGTCCACAGCGGCGACTTCAAGATTGATCCGCATCCTCTTGACGGCACGGGCACGGACCTGGGCGTTTTTCGCGATTTCGCCGGGCCCAAGGGCGCGCGTCTTCTGCTTTCAGACTCCACAAACGTCATGCGTGAAGGGCATTCCCTCACGGAACGGGAAGTGAAGGACTCGCTGGAGAAGATTTTTGCCAGGGCGGAAGGGCGCATCGTCATTACGCTTTTTTCAAGTCATATCCAGAGAATACAGGAAGTATTCGACCTTGCGCGCGAATTCGGGCGCACTGTGGTCATCAGCGGAAAATCCCTGGCCAACAATATAGAGATGGCCCGCGATCTTGGCATCGCCAAGCTGCCGCCGTCCTTTTTCAACGCCCACAACGGCGTGCCCGACCTTCCTGACAACGAGCAGGTGCTTGTGGTCACGGGCGCGCAGGGCGAACCCATGTCGGCCTTGTCGCGCATGGTGCTTGGCGGCCACCGCCAGCTCGAGATCCGCAAGGGCGATACCGTGGTCATGAGTTCGCGCATGATTCCGGGCAATGCCAAGGCCGTGTCCAAGCTCATCAATGAAATGTACCGCATGGGTGCGGAAGTGCTGTACGAAAGCGTCCACGCCATACACGCCTCGGGCCACGCCCAGCGCGAAGAACTGCGGGCAATGTTCGAGGCCGTGCGCCCCGAGCTCTTTGTGCCCGTGCACGGCGAGTACCAGCACCTTGTAAAGCATGGCCGCCTGGCTGTGGAGTGTGGCGTCAAAGAAGAGAACGTCATTCTTCTGGAAGACGGGCTGCCCCTGACCCTGCTCGAAGATTCGTTCAGGCTGGAGCAGAAGGTGTCCGTGGAGTGTACGCTCGTGGACGGCAAGGGCGTTGGCGATGTGGGTTACGCCGTGTTGCGTGAGCGTCGCATCCTTGGCGATGAGGGCATGGTCATTGTCGTGCTTGTGGTGGATTCGGAAACCGGCAGCGTGCTGCATGGGCCGGAGATGATTTCCAAGGGATTTGTGTTCGAGCAGCACTACAGCCATTTGCTTGAAGACGCCAAATGTCTTGTGCTGGACGAAATTGAGGCGGCCCGTCCCGGACAGCTCAACCGCATGCAGGAAGGCATACGCTCGTCACTGCGCCGGTTCTTCCGCCGCATACTTGAGCGCGATCCTGTGGTGGTGGCCATTATCAGCGAAGTCTGA
- a CDS encoding ExbD/TolR family protein: MGANVGGGNKFVSDINVTPFVDVMLVLLIIFMVATPMMSQGLEVDLPQTTQVEVLPTEADHMVLTVRNDGKIYLDEYGVDSMEDLEGYLQRLVKEKNKTLFLQADKAVPYGTVVEVMGHIKAVGIEKLGVIAEQPDQAPAKGGKTAPARAPK, from the coding sequence ATGGGAGCCAACGTCGGAGGCGGCAACAAATTCGTTTCGGATATCAACGTCACGCCCTTTGTGGACGTCATGCTGGTGCTGCTCATCATTTTTATGGTGGCAACGCCCATGATGAGCCAGGGGCTTGAGGTTGACCTGCCCCAGACCACGCAGGTTGAAGTGCTGCCCACTGAAGCCGATCATATGGTGCTTACCGTGCGCAACGACGGCAAGATCTACCTGGACGAATACGGCGTGGACAGTATGGAAGACCTTGAAGGCTACCTGCAGCGCCTGGTCAAAGAAAAAAATAAAACGCTCTTCCTTCAGGCAGACAAGGCCGTGCCTTACGGCACTGTGGTGGAAGTTATGGGACATATCAAGGCCGTCGGCATTGAAAAGCTCGGCGTCATCGCCGAACAGCCAGATCAAGCCCCGGCCAAGGGCGGCAAAACCGCTCCTGCCCGTGCCCCGAAGTAG
- the hflC gene encoding protease modulator HflC: MRNNSLTIVILLLVVAVVGSQCFFTVHQTQTALVLQLGEPLNKVYEPGLHFKMPFIQNVVYFDSRVLDYEARSREAFTVDKKAIVLDNYARWKIINPLQFYRTMRTIPGAQARLDDVVYSQLRALVGAYTLTEVVSSHRAAIMKEVTNKVSALMHSYGVEVLDVRIKRTDLPPENQRAIFGRMRAERERQAKQYRSEGEEESTRIRSDADRQRAVILAEAAREAQITRGTGDAKAASVYAQSYNKAPQFYAYQRWLEAMRKSLKENSKMVLANEAPLLNPQH; this comes from the coding sequence ATGCGTAATAATTCTTTGACAATAGTGATACTGCTGCTGGTTGTTGCGGTTGTGGGCAGTCAATGCTTTTTTACTGTGCACCAGACGCAGACAGCCCTGGTGCTGCAGTTGGGTGAACCCCTGAACAAGGTGTATGAACCCGGACTGCACTTCAAGATGCCTTTTATCCAGAATGTGGTGTACTTCGACTCGCGGGTGCTGGACTATGAAGCCCGCTCGCGTGAGGCCTTTACGGTAGATAAAAAGGCCATTGTGCTTGATAACTACGCCCGCTGGAAGATTATTAATCCTTTGCAGTTTTATCGTACCATGCGCACCATCCCTGGCGCGCAAGCACGACTTGACGACGTTGTCTATTCCCAGTTGCGGGCCCTGGTGGGCGCATACACGCTTACAGAAGTTGTATCGTCCCACCGCGCGGCCATCATGAAGGAAGTGACAAATAAAGTTTCAGCCCTGATGCACAGTTACGGTGTCGAAGTGCTGGACGTGCGCATCAAGCGCACAGACCTGCCGCCGGAAAACCAGCGTGCCATCTTTGGGCGCATGCGGGCCGAGCGTGAACGCCAGGCCAAGCAGTACCGCTCTGAAGGTGAGGAAGAATCCACGCGCATCCGGTCTGATGCAGACCGCCAGCGCGCTGTCATTCTGGCTGAAGCTGCGCGAGAAGCGCAGATAACGCGAGGCACGGGCGATGCCAAAGCCGCCTCTGTCTATGCACAATCCTATAACAAGGCTCCCCAGTTTTACGCGTACCAACGCTGGCTGGAAGCCATGCGAAAATCTCTCAAGGAGAATAGCAAGATGGTGCTGGCCAACGAAGCGCCTCTTCTTAATCCTCAACATTGA
- the hflK gene encoding FtsH protease activity modulator HflK has translation MNWDWDKLQEKRQRQQGGNPPPRPQRETEPDDEGQERQQPPRAKRSSFNRPGGGDENPFKKLSQLRFPNGKGFLLVGLGAVILWLLSGIYIINPDEEGVVLRFGKYNRTEGPGPHYALPVPIESVYKPQVTQVLRSEVGFRSVGQSATFQQGQVRTVSEEASMLTGDENIVNVQFSVQYKIDDPVQYLFNVSAPTALVRNAAEAAMREVIGNSLIDSAITDGKLKIQSEATQLLQTILNRYGAGIQVLAVQLQDVHPPQEVIDAFKDVASAREDKSRIINEAEAYRNELLPKARGQAAAMLNEAEAYQATRVRNAEGEAARFDALSAEHSKAPKVTEQRLYYEAMEDILANADEKVLMDGPAASRALPYLTLPGLSAPAAPRVLEKK, from the coding sequence ATGAATTGGGATTGGGATAAGCTACAAGAAAAGCGGCAGCGGCAGCAGGGAGGCAATCCTCCCCCCCGACCACAACGAGAGACAGAACCTGACGATGAAGGGCAGGAACGCCAGCAGCCCCCCCGGGCAAAGCGTTCATCTTTTAATAGACCCGGCGGAGGGGACGAAAACCCCTTCAAGAAGCTTTCGCAGTTACGGTTCCCCAACGGGAAAGGGTTTTTGCTTGTCGGGCTTGGAGCGGTGATTCTTTGGCTGCTCTCAGGCATCTATATAATCAATCCGGATGAAGAGGGCGTTGTGTTGCGGTTTGGCAAATATAACCGCACAGAAGGCCCCGGGCCGCACTACGCGCTGCCCGTGCCCATTGAAAGCGTCTACAAGCCCCAGGTAACCCAGGTGCTCCGCAGTGAGGTCGGGTTCCGTTCCGTGGGGCAGAGCGCGACCTTCCAGCAGGGGCAAGTGCGCACCGTTTCGGAAGAAGCGTCCATGCTCACCGGGGATGAAAACATCGTCAACGTCCAGTTCAGCGTGCAGTACAAGATAGACGACCCGGTACAGTATCTTTTTAATGTCAGCGCGCCCACCGCTCTCGTCCGCAACGCCGCCGAGGCGGCCATGCGCGAGGTTATCGGCAACAGTCTGATCGATTCGGCCATCACCGACGGCAAGCTGAAGATCCAGAGCGAAGCCACCCAGCTTTTGCAGACGATTCTTAACCGGTACGGAGCGGGTATTCAGGTGCTGGCCGTGCAGTTGCAGGATGTGCACCCCCCGCAGGAAGTTATTGACGCATTCAAGGATGTGGCCAGCGCACGAGAGGACAAAAGCCGCATCATCAATGAGGCTGAAGCCTACCGCAACGAACTTCTGCCCAAGGCACGGGGTCAGGCGGCGGCCATGCTCAACGAGGCGGAAGCCTACCAGGCCACGCGCGTGCGCAACGCCGAAGGTGAAGCCGCCCGCTTCGACGCCCTGAGCGCGGAGCACAGCAAGGCTCCCAAGGTTACGGAACAGCGCCTTTATTATGAAGCAATGGAAGATATTCTTGCCAACGCGGACGAAAAGGTGCTTATGGACGGCCCTGCGGCGTCGCGGGCCCTGCCCTACCTGACCTTGCCCGGACTGAGCGCGCCTGCTGCCCCCAGGGTCTTGGAGAAGAAGTGA
- a CDS encoding cell envelope integrity protein TolA, whose translation MRLASYVLSLCLHLAAFLLIWFWPSTPPVRLDAPPVMISLVEGAPGGNRTPSPILGHMGAPGDGPLAPTPPAPKAEVAAPERVEVKQPSPVTPPPKHDVAPVKKPEPKPEPKPEPKPEPKPEATPVAAKKENKPKEPDKPKEAEKSKEQKKPEPAKKDDKKGPQKSAEDPVAAALQQAKRNATSRADSGDRGNAVEQALAQAQKRAGGHRGGGGGEGSGPGGGGLGDVYQGQVMLAVRPNWGFTSASRRNLSCVVHVRVDMQGKVQQAVISQSSGNSQFDASTVNAIIRTSQSGDFPVPPSAEYGDMDLVFTYDELMGR comes from the coding sequence ATGCGTCTGGCCTCGTATGTTCTTTCCCTGTGCCTGCACCTGGCGGCTTTTCTGCTCATCTGGTTCTGGCCCAGCACGCCGCCTGTCCGGCTTGACGCGCCTCCTGTCATGATCAGCCTGGTGGAGGGCGCGCCTGGCGGCAACCGTACGCCTTCCCCCATTCTCGGGCATATGGGCGCGCCTGGCGACGGGCCTCTTGCGCCCACTCCGCCTGCGCCCAAGGCAGAAGTCGCCGCCCCGGAAAGGGTTGAAGTAAAACAGCCTTCTCCCGTGACGCCGCCGCCCAAGCACGATGTGGCCCCGGTCAAGAAGCCCGAGCCCAAGCCGGAACCAAAACCGGAACCCAAGCCCGAGCCCAAGCCGGAAGCTACGCCCGTGGCCGCCAAAAAAGAAAACAAGCCCAAGGAACCGGACAAACCCAAGGAAGCTGAAAAGTCCAAGGAGCAGAAAAAACCGGAACCTGCCAAAAAAGACGACAAGAAAGGCCCCCAGAAGTCAGCGGAAGATCCGGTGGCCGCAGCCCTGCAGCAAGCCAAGCGTAACGCCACGTCCCGTGCCGATTCCGGCGACAGGGGCAATGCCGTTGAGCAGGCCCTTGCCCAGGCCCAGAAGCGGGCCGGCGGCCATCGCGGCGGCGGCGGCGGCGAAGGGTCTGGCCCTGGCGGCGGCGGACTCGGCGACGTCTATCAGGGGCAGGTCATGCTGGCTGTGCGGCCCAACTGGGGCTTTACCTCGGCAAGTCGAAGAAACCTGAGTTGCGTCGTGCACGTGCGCGTGGACATGCAGGGCAAGGTGCAGCAGGCCGTCATTTCACAAAGCTCTGGCAACTCCCAGTTTGACGCCTCCACGGTGAACGCCATCATCCGCACCAGCCAGAGCGGGGACTTCCCCGTCCCGCCTTCCGCGGAATACGGCGACATGGATCTTGTGTTCACCTATGACGAGCTGATGGGCAGATAA